The following is a genomic window from Candidatus Nezhaarchaeota archaeon.
CTACTCCCTAGACGAGTACGCTCAGCTGTTTAAGAGGAAGGGGCTCGTACAAGTGTATAGGACGGGCGAAGAGGACTATAGGACGCTGCGCGAAAAGCTGCTCCTAGGCGGCTACAAGCTCGCCTTAATTAGGGGAGTTAAGCCTGAAGGGGGGCGCGTAGACGTATCTAGGGGTCAGGAGCAGGGGGAGGACTGGCTGCTGAAGATACTAGCGTGCCCACTATGCTACTCAGGCCTGGCGGCTGGCAAAGAGGAGTACAGGTGCGAGAGATGCGGTAGAGCTTACCCGATAGTAGATGGAATACCAGCCTTGCTCCCCCCAGAGGACCTGCTTCGATGAAGACTCCGCTAAGTAGCTTAGGCTACGAACCCTTCCCTAGCCCGCTTGAATTATGGAGTCTAGGGTCATCATCGCGACGAAGCCAACCACCAGCCCAAAGGTCGCCTCTCGGCCGAACCCCTTCTTGTGGCTCTCAGGGACCATCTCGTCGACGACGACGAACAGCATAGCTCCGGCGGCGAACGCCAACCCCCACGGTAGGAAGGAGCGCGAAGCGTAGGTTAACGCTAGCCCTAGTAGTCCCCCCAGCGGCTCGATAAGCCCAGTTATGGCCGCGTAGCTAATAGCTTTAAGGACGCTATACCTCTCTCTTACTAGGGGCAGTGCGACAGCTAGGCCCTCGGGCATGTTCTGTAGCGCTATGGCCGTAGCGATAGTTAGCCCAGCTGCAGCACTACCAGTGCCGAAGCCTACGCCGACGGCTAGGCCTTCTGGGAAGTTGTGGATCGACATGGCCATAGCCATCAGCCAGGGGCGCGGCAGCCTTGACGAGGGCCCCTCAGCCCCTGCTACTGGGTGTAGATGAGGAATAATGCGGTCTACGAAGTGAAGCGCGAGCGCGCCGGCCACGAGGCCTATGGTCGACGTTACTGAGCCCCCTAGCTCTATCGCCGGCGTGAGGAGGCTGAAGGACGTCGCAGCCAGCATAACCCCAGCGGCAAACCCCAGTAGGGCGTCGAGCACATCGTCTGAGACCTTTCTCACTAACACTACGGGTAAGGCGCCAGCGCCAGTAGCTAAGCCAGCCACGAGGCTAGCTGCGAGCCCGGCGAAGAACAGCTCCGTCGACATCTACCCTCTACTAACGACAGGAGGGCTTTAAACTATGTAGCAAGCACTGCCTAGGCCCACGGCGCTCGTTAAGGAGGTAATGAGGGGGCGGCTTACTCATAACAGCTTAAGGAGCAGGGCTTAAATGAGCCTCGTCGTTTAACAGGCGCGCTGGTGGCCTACTTGGCCCTACCTAGGTCTAAGAAGATTGCCCTCGCCCCCCTCCTCGGAGCCGTGATCTTCGCCTCTAAGGTAGTTTTGCCGACGCCGATAGACAAGGCGTTCATCTTCCTCCAGGCCCTCCTGCTCTCGCTATCCTCACTACTGCTAGGGAGGATGGGGGCTACTTACGTAGCGACGCTAAGCGGCCTGCTAGTAACTGCGTGGAGGCCTATTTTTGCCCCCTTTAGCCTAGTCTTCTCGGTGATCTACGGAGCGTCGATAGACGTCTTCCTCTACTTACTTAAAGCCAGGGCACCTCACGGAAGCGTGAGGACCGTTAGAGCCGTACTATCTGTTGCGCTAGGCACCTTAATCACGGGGGCGGTGGCGCTCTACGTGACGGTTGAGGTCGGCCTAATGCCCATGATGCCCACCCTATACCTCGCAATAACAGCCCTGGGGGCCATTAACGGAGCGGCAGCTGGCTACTTCGCCTCCCTCCTTTGGAATAAGCACCTAAGACACCTTAAGCTATAGCCCTCGCCGACCACCCCAATCGCTAGCTTATCTCGCCCCCACTGTGGTGATAGGGCCTCTTAAGAGCACAGGGCAGCGAGAGCCCGGGGGCTGCGCATTGCTGCTCTCTGCCTCCTCTAGCCTTAGCATAGAGTACCCTGGCGCTACATCCCCACTGGCATTAGCTATAGCTAATAGTAAGGCTGAGGGCGCGCGGCATTGCCCCGCCCTTAACAATCACTGAGCCTATAAACCCCGTGGCGAAGGAGGACGAAGGGACAGCGCTCTTGAGCTTAAGCGTAGGTAGCGCTTCCACTCTTATGGAGGAGCTGCTTAAGAAAGCTTTTTATCGAGCATGCCCTTATCCCTACCGTGCCTGAGTTAAAGGTTGGCGAGAAGTTTAAGCCCCACCCAGACTTGAAGAAGGTCTACGGCATCTACCTCCTGCTCG
Proteins encoded in this region:
- a CDS encoding ZIP family metal transporter, coding for MSTELFFAGLAASLVAGLATGAGALPVVLVRKVSDDVLDALLGFAAGVMLAATSFSLLTPAIELGGSVTSTIGLVAGALALHFVDRIIPHLHPVAGAEGPSSRLPRPWLMAMAMSIHNFPEGLAVGVGFGTGSAAAGLTIATAIALQNMPEGLAVALPLVRERYSVLKAISYAAITGLIEPLGGLLGLALTYASRSFLPWGLAFAAGAMLFVVVDEMVPESHKKGFGREATFGLVVGFVAMMTLDSIIQAG